In one Candidatus Planktophila vernalis genomic region, the following are encoded:
- a CDS encoding collagen-like protein: MKTKTTLIAFALITTLISSPQAFPAGKTSLVVKDAARSSKSIPNTILSGNVIPLKTVGIDGDFYIDLKNANLYGPKTKGVWKLATSLRVPETKDVVVPVAGIDGAKGNTGEQGLSGANGTDGAAGAKGADGVKGADGAKGATGLTGATGSTGYTGATGSIGATGAKGETGATGLAGTAGTNGTAGVKGDTGTAGTNGVDGSKGDTGLAGAKGDAGIQGVKGDTGLTGSSGSQGATGSAGAAGISSAQWVVLSSKALVTTSGGRSIDIISTASLSADSSYTFEVMVNGLVPVGNTEDLFIGGTISVCTAGDCVPITNQYCIASNSESYANGIKSKHFGIRIMGAYTNASGTPFFGVNINIQTASLLSSISFSGTALITKVGSIG, from the coding sequence ATGAAAACCAAAACCACTCTCATCGCTTTTGCTTTGATCACAACATTAATCAGTAGCCCACAAGCATTTCCTGCGGGTAAGACTTCACTTGTTGTTAAAGATGCTGCGCGATCATCAAAATCAATTCCTAACACGATATTAAGTGGCAATGTAATTCCATTAAAAACAGTTGGCATAGATGGTGATTTCTATATTGATTTAAAGAATGCAAATCTCTATGGGCCCAAGACAAAAGGTGTTTGGAAGCTAGCAACATCACTACGAGTACCTGAGACAAAAGATGTTGTAGTGCCTGTAGCTGGTATTGATGGAGCTAAAGGCAACACAGGAGAACAAGGGTTATCAGGTGCTAATGGAACTGATGGAGCAGCTGGAGCTAAAGGTGCTGATGGCGTGAAAGGTGCTGATGGAGCTAAAGGTGCAACGGGCTTAACAGGTGCAACTGGATCAACTGGTTACACCGGTGCCACAGGATCAATCGGTGCAACTGGTGCTAAAGGTGAAACCGGAGCAACTGGATTAGCAGGTACTGCAGGAACAAATGGAACTGCTGGAGTTAAAGGTGACACTGGCACAGCAGGCACTAATGGAGTCGATGGAAGTAAAGGTGATACCGGCTTAGCTGGAGCTAAGGGTGATGCAGGAATTCAAGGAGTTAAAGGTGACACCGGATTAACAGGAAGTTCTGGCTCACAAGGTGCAACTGGTAGTGCAGGTGCTGCGGGGATTAGTAGTGCGCAGTGGGTTGTATTGAGTTCAAAAGCATTAGTAACAACTTCAGGAGGCAGAAGTATCGACATAATTTCGACAGCTAGTTTGAGTGCAGACAGTAGCTATACGTTTGAAGTGATGGTCAATGGCCTTGTCCCAGTGGGCAACACAGAAGATCTCTTTATCGGTGGAACGATTTCAGTGTGCACAGCTGGAGATTGTGTCCCAATTACTAATCAATATTGCATCGCTAGCAACTCTGAAAGTTATGCAAATGGCATCAAGTCAAAGCATTTTGGAATACGGATTATGGGTGCTTATACGAATGCCAGCGGAACGCCATTTTTCGGAGTCAATATAAATATACAAACTGCGAGTTTGTTGAGTTCAATTTCATTCAGCGGCACCGCCCTCATTACTAAGGTCGGTTCCATCGGATAA
- the tig gene encoding trigger factor, whose amino-acid sequence MKSTIETLSPTRVRLDIEVAYSEMTTHVADAYKKVATQVNIPGFRKGKVPASMIDQRVGRGTVIDEAINAALPDFYGQAAREHTVAVIGRPVVDVKEFVDNEKLVFTVEVDIRPEVTLPDFSKITVEVDDVTVTDADIDEQIESLRTRFGTLTTVERAVANGDFATLDMNAFINGESVEGGQANDLSYEVGSDKMIAGLDEILIGMNVGDTKRFETELVGQQEGEKGEVEATVKAVKERELPPVDDAFAKLASEFDTLAELREDFRERLSRVKKMEQGTQARDRLVEKLLADLDIPVPDALVELEVNDHLEGEGRLEDAVHRAEVDGEVRASLKSDFLLDAIVQTEEVQVTEIELTEYLVRTSQRYGMAPQQFAEELQKAGQISQLVAEVTRAKALASVLGRITVKDASGAVIDLEALRPQPTPADLVEEA is encoded by the coding sequence GTGAAAAGCACTATCGAGACACTTTCCCCAACACGCGTTCGCCTCGATATTGAAGTTGCTTATAGTGAAATGACTACACACGTTGCTGATGCATATAAGAAGGTAGCAACACAAGTAAACATTCCTGGTTTTCGCAAAGGCAAAGTTCCTGCATCAATGATTGATCAGCGCGTGGGCCGCGGAACTGTAATCGATGAGGCAATCAACGCAGCTCTTCCAGATTTCTATGGCCAGGCAGCTCGCGAACACACAGTTGCAGTTATTGGTCGTCCTGTAGTTGATGTCAAAGAGTTCGTTGATAACGAGAAGCTTGTTTTCACTGTTGAAGTAGATATTCGTCCAGAAGTCACTTTGCCTGATTTCTCAAAGATTACTGTTGAAGTTGATGACGTTACTGTCACCGATGCAGACATTGATGAGCAGATTGAATCTCTTCGCACACGCTTTGGAACTCTCACAACAGTGGAGCGCGCAGTTGCTAACGGCGACTTTGCAACTCTAGATATGAATGCCTTTATCAACGGTGAAAGCGTTGAAGGCGGACAAGCAAATGATCTTTCCTATGAAGTTGGTTCAGACAAGATGATTGCTGGTCTTGATGAGATTTTGATTGGTATGAATGTTGGCGACACCAAGCGCTTTGAAACTGAGCTTGTTGGTCAGCAAGAGGGCGAAAAGGGTGAAGTAGAGGCAACAGTTAAGGCAGTCAAAGAGCGCGAGCTTCCACCTGTTGATGATGCTTTTGCAAAGCTTGCCTCAGAGTTTGATACTTTGGCCGAGCTTCGTGAAGATTTCCGCGAGCGCCTAAGCCGTGTGAAGAAGATGGAACAAGGAACACAGGCACGTGATCGCCTAGTTGAAAAACTACTTGCAGATCTAGATATTCCAGTTCCAGATGCTTTAGTTGAACTAGAAGTAAATGATCACCTTGAAGGTGAAGGCCGCTTAGAAGATGCAGTTCACCGTGCTGAGGTTGATGGTGAAGTTCGTGCTTCCCTTAAGTCAGATTTCCTACTCGATGCAATCGTTCAAACTGAAGAAGTTCAGGTCACTGAGATTGAGCTAACTGAGTACTTAGTTCGCACTTCACAGCGCTATGGCATGGCTCCGCAGCAGTTTGCTGAAGAACTACAAAAAGCAGGCCAGATTTCACAGTTGGTTGCAGAAGTAACACGTGCAAAGGCGTTGGCTTCAGTACTTGGGCGCATCACGGTTAAAGATGCATCAGGTGCCGTCATTGATCTTGAAGCATTACGCCCACAGCCAACACCTGCTGATTTAGTCGAAGAGGCTTAA